In Thiospirochaeta perfilievii, a single window of DNA contains:
- a CDS encoding CBS domain-containing protein yields the protein MKLSSLIDKDFILTGNNFNSVLDCVDAFIDLFEKKKILTVSSNIVKQKVRDREKLGGTVLPNGLALPHGRCEAVDDLIIGVWVPKKPLSTEDGEVKILFFLITSISGSALYLPVLSAIAKHCLDDETMPKILNGSRDEIHDIFDTITIKTEVTVEDIMTANPITCTKHTTLGQLSDIFYKNGLSYLPVVDENRKQIGEVTIKDVLSRGVPDYIKRIGNIKFLKTLEPFEALLRDEDKILVKDIMRASKRNISKDASIIEAVVMMTDKGYRHLPVIDNKEVIGIISETDVLKKVIRG from the coding sequence ATGAAGCTAAGTTCATTGATAGATAAGGATTTTATATTAACAGGGAATAATTTTAATAGTGTATTAGATTGTGTAGATGCATTTATTGACCTTTTTGAAAAAAAGAAAATCCTTACAGTGTCATCGAATATTGTAAAACAAAAAGTTAGAGATAGAGAGAAGCTTGGTGGAACAGTTTTACCAAATGGTTTAGCCCTACCCCATGGAAGATGTGAAGCAGTAGATGATTTAATTATCGGGGTTTGGGTACCTAAAAAACCATTAAGTACTGAAGATGGTGAGGTAAAAATACTTTTTTTCCTAATCACTTCAATTTCTGGGTCAGCACTCTATCTGCCAGTACTTTCTGCAATAGCTAAACACTGCTTAGATGATGAAACAATGCCCAAAATATTAAATGGTTCACGGGATGAGATTCATGATATTTTCGACACAATAACTATTAAGACAGAAGTTACAGTAGAGGATATAATGACAGCTAACCCAATTACCTGTACGAAACATACAACTCTAGGTCAATTAAGTGATATTTTTTACAAAAATGGTCTTAGCTACCTACCAGTTGTTGATGAAAATAGAAAGCAAATTGGAGAAGTAACAATTAAAGATGTTTTATCTAGAGGGGTTCCTGATTATATAAAAAGAATTGGCAATATAAAGTTTTTAAAAACCCTTGAACCATTTGAAGCTCTATTAAGGGACGAGGATAAGATTCTTGTTAAAGATATTATGAGAGCTAGTAAACGAAATATTTCTAAGGATGCGTCAATAATTGAAGCTGTTGTTATGATGACTGATAAGGGTTATAGACACCTACCAGTTATAGACAACAAAGAGGTTATTGGAATCATAAGTGAGACAGATGTACTCAAAAAAGTAATTAGAGGTTAA
- a CDS encoding ArsB/NhaD family transporter has product MHTIIGVVFFILLFVLISLEVANKTILSLLGAVLFISMGIIQQHEAFESVDWNVIFLLIGMMVIVGITKKSGVFQYIAIKSAKVVKGDPIKILILFSIMTAILSALLDNVTTILILTPVIILVSVELGVRPIPYIISAALASNIGGMATLIGDPPNIMIGSAAGLGFTDFLVNMGPLVLILLIVFCGIIYLFFRKELVVSMERRARIMDFDENASITDVPLLIKSLSVLGVVLIFFLLHSITGLEPSTIALGGAAILMLIAGGEEIEEFFNEVEWSTIFFFIGLFMMVGGLEELGVIEFLAEKYLSATNGDVLVTSTSIIWVSGILSAILDNIPYVATMIPLVERLGQELGGSAIIPVWWSLAIGACLGGNGTLIGASANVVSAGISSRSGYKISFLEFTKYGVIIMFITLIISTVYVYLRYLI; this is encoded by the coding sequence ATGCATACAATTATAGGTGTAGTATTTTTTATACTACTATTTGTTCTTATCTCATTAGAAGTTGCAAATAAAACAATTTTGTCCCTACTAGGAGCGGTTTTATTTATCTCTATGGGAATTATTCAGCAACATGAAGCATTTGAAAGTGTAGACTGGAATGTTATATTCCTTTTAATTGGTATGATGGTAATAGTTGGAATTACAAAAAAGTCTGGGGTATTCCAATATATAGCTATTAAGTCTGCAAAGGTAGTTAAGGGTGATCCTATTAAAATCCTAATACTTTTTTCAATTATGACTGCTATACTTTCAGCATTATTGGATAACGTGACTACTATTTTAATATTAACACCTGTTATTATATTAGTTTCTGTTGAGTTAGGAGTTCGTCCTATACCATATATAATTAGTGCTGCTCTAGCATCTAATATAGGGGGTATGGCAACTCTTATTGGAGACCCACCAAATATAATGATAGGAAGTGCTGCAGGTTTAGGTTTTACAGACTTCCTTGTAAATATGGGACCACTTGTTTTAATATTACTAATTGTATTTTGTGGAATAATATATCTATTTTTTAGAAAAGAGCTAGTTGTAAGTATGGAGAGAAGAGCTAGGATTATGGACTTTGATGAAAATGCCTCTATAACCGATGTTCCACTTCTTATTAAAAGCTTATCTGTTTTAGGTGTAGTTCTAATTTTTTTCCTACTACATAGTATTACAGGATTAGAGCCTTCAACAATAGCTCTAGGTGGTGCAGCTATTTTAATGTTAATAGCTGGAGGAGAGGAGATTGAAGAGTTCTTTAACGAAGTAGAGTGGTCTACAATATTCTTTTTTATAGGTCTTTTTATGATGGTTGGAGGTTTAGAAGAGTTGGGAGTTATTGAATTCCTTGCTGAAAAATATCTATCTGCAACCAATGGGGATGTATTAGTTACTTCCACATCAATTATATGGGTTAGTGGTATTTTATCTGCAATATTAGACAATATACCCTATGTAGCAACAATGATTCCATTAGTTGAGAGACTTGGCCAAGAGTTAGGTGGTAGTGCTATAATTCCTGTTTGGTGGTCACTAGCTATTGGGGCCTGTTTAGGTGGAAATGGTACATTAATTGGGGCATCTGCTAATGTTGTAAGTGCTGGAATCTCTTCTAGAAGTGGTTATAAAATCAGTTTTTTAGAGTTCACTAAGTACGGGGTAATAATAATGTTTATCACATTAATAATATCCACAGTTTATGTCTATCTTAGATACCTTATCTAA
- a CDS encoding RQC domain-containing protein, translating to MGIDKSNIKYVIHGDLPKNIEGYYQETSRAGRDGSDSECILLFSRGDSVKINYFINKIEDIHEQEKSRHNLNKILRYASRNVCRRKQLLSYFEEEHPGNCNNCDVCNNENELIDITVDSQMILSAIARTGQNFGINHTIDVVRGSKSSKILKFEHDKIKTFGIGKSKPKEFWHLVIDELLGQECLIQDSERYNALVISEKGTDLLYGRIKTSMFKPVIEKSKKSREAITLTKDEELFERLRRVRLDIAREKNVPPYVVFSDKTLTDMSNLKPETSDDFLLVNGVGNKKLLEYGDIFMSEIRSFLE from the coding sequence ATGGGTATTGATAAGAGTAATATTAAGTATGTAATCCATGGAGACTTACCAAAAAATATTGAAGGGTATTATCAAGAGACCAGTCGTGCAGGTCGAGATGGATCAGACTCAGAGTGTATACTACTTTTTAGTCGAGGTGATAGTGTTAAAATAAACTACTTTATTAATAAAATTGAGGATATTCATGAACAGGAGAAGTCTAGACATAATCTTAATAAAATACTTAGATATGCTTCAAGGAATGTCTGCAGAAGAAAGCAACTTTTAAGTTATTTTGAAGAGGAACACCCAGGAAACTGTAATAATTGTGATGTTTGTAACAACGAAAATGAGTTAATTGATATAACTGTAGACTCCCAGATGATTTTATCTGCTATTGCTAGAACAGGTCAAAATTTTGGAATAAATCATACTATTGATGTAGTAAGAGGTTCTAAGAGTAGTAAAATTTTAAAGTTTGAACATGATAAAATTAAGACTTTTGGTATAGGTAAGAGTAAGCCAAAAGAGTTTTGGCACTTAGTAATAGATGAGTTATTAGGTCAAGAGTGCCTAATTCAGGATAGTGAAAGGTACAACGCTTTAGTTATATCTGAAAAGGGGACAGATCTTCTATATGGACGAATAAAAACCTCTATGTTTAAACCTGTGATTGAGAAGAGTAAAAAAAGTAGGGAAGCTATAACTTTAACTAAGGATGAAGAACTATTTGAAAGATTACGTAGGGTAAGATTAGATATTGCTAGGGAGAAAAACGTTCCACCATATGTTGTTTTCTCAGATAAGACATTAACTGATATGAGTAATTTAAAACCTGAAACTTCTGATGACTTTTTACTTGTAAATGGAGTAGGGAATAAAAAACTATTAGAGTATGGTGATATATTTATGAGTGAGATAAGATCTTTTCTAGAGTAG
- a CDS encoding helix-turn-helix transcriptional regulator yields MCSENISLNTLGWSLSLFALKLFDINNFKMLKLYILPIVSITMNILFFLNFNNIIRLGDFSILDYYSTSYLIFGLITGMIIGILLFMRGKEDKSPAQNKFILFMLFVVPIQIIDILLSSIRKDIILSPLLLSVYNLVVINIGIKNLLLLHIKVKQNRNENISSSLQFTQREAQVVDLLLAGHTYKKISDLLCISTATVKTHINRIYKKADIQSRQELKDIYLESSIYI; encoded by the coding sequence ATGTGTAGTGAGAATATATCACTTAACACATTAGGTTGGTCTCTATCACTTTTTGCTTTAAAGCTGTTTGATATTAATAATTTTAAGATGTTGAAGTTATATATACTTCCAATAGTCTCAATAACAATGAACATCCTTTTCTTTCTTAATTTCAATAATATAATCAGATTGGGAGATTTCAGTATTCTTGATTATTATAGTACAAGTTATTTGATCTTTGGACTTATAACTGGAATGATAATTGGTATTCTTCTCTTTATGAGGGGTAAGGAAGATAAGTCTCCAGCACAAAATAAATTTATTTTGTTTATGTTATTTGTTGTTCCAATTCAGATAATAGATATATTATTGTCCTCTATTAGAAAAGATATAATTCTAAGCCCTCTATTATTATCAGTGTACAATTTAGTGGTAATTAATATAGGAATTAAAAATCTATTATTACTGCATATAAAGGTAAAACAAAATAGAAATGAAAATATATCATCTAGTTTACAGTTTACTCAAAGAGAAGCTCAAGTAGTAGATTTACTACTAGCCGGTCATACATATAAAAAAATCTCAGATTTATTATGTATATCAACTGCAACTGTTAAAACCCATATTAATCGTATATATAAGAAGGCTGATATACAGAGCCGTCAGGAGCTTAAAGATATCTATTTAGAGAGTTCCATTTATATATAA
- the recQ gene encoding DNA helicase RecQ, whose translation MNNRVFNTLQSVFGFSSFKKNQEAIVSSILDGRDVFAAMPTGGGKSLCYQLPSILLPGITVVVSPLIALMKDQVDSAVQIGISAAYINSSLDKDKTIQIYRDLQKNKIKLLYISPERFALTTFIQTLSQLNISLFAIDEAHCLSDWGHDFRPDYLSLTNIRKFFPNTVIAAFTATATKQVQSDIIYKLDLIRPFITRASFDRPELSYRVVRKSKTKDQLLKLTKDRVGKAGIIYRTSRNDVEKTAAFLVANGIKALPYHAGLEERVRTGNQEKFNCDETDVIVATIAFGMGIDKSNIKYVIHGDLPKNIEGYYQETGRAGRDGSDSECILLFSRGDSVKINYFINKIEDIHEQEKSRHNLNKILRYASRNVCRRKQLLSYFEEEHPGNCNNCDVCNNENELIDITVDSQMILSAIARTGQKFGINHTIDVVRGSKSSKILKFEHDKIKTFGIGKSKTKEFWHLVIDELLGQECLIQDSERYNALVISEKGTDLLYGRIKTTMFKPVIEKSKKSREAITLTKDEELFERLRRVRLDIAKEKNVPPYVVFSDKTLTDMSNLKPRNSEEFLLVNGVGEKKLESYGDQFLGIIIKYL comes from the coding sequence GTGAATAATAGAGTTTTTAATACATTACAGTCAGTATTTGGATTTTCATCCTTTAAAAAAAATCAAGAAGCAATTGTCTCTTCTATATTAGATGGTAGGGATGTTTTTGCTGCAATGCCAACAGGGGGAGGTAAATCTCTCTGTTATCAACTACCCTCAATTTTATTACCAGGGATTACAGTAGTTGTTAGTCCATTAATAGCTTTAATGAAGGATCAGGTTGATTCTGCTGTACAAATTGGAATATCTGCAGCATATATAAATAGTTCCCTTGATAAAGATAAAACTATTCAGATATATAGGGATTTACAAAAAAATAAGATAAAACTTTTATATATCTCACCAGAGAGATTTGCTCTAACAACATTTATTCAGACTCTAAGTCAGTTAAATATATCACTTTTTGCAATTGATGAAGCCCATTGTTTATCAGACTGGGGGCATGATTTTCGACCTGACTATTTATCCCTTACTAATATAAGGAAGTTTTTCCCAAATACAGTAATTGCGGCTTTTACAGCCACCGCGACTAAACAGGTTCAATCGGATATTATTTATAAGCTAGATCTAATTAGACCTTTTATAACAAGGGCTTCATTTGATAGACCTGAGTTATCCTATAGGGTTGTAAGAAAATCAAAAACAAAAGATCAACTGCTTAAACTTACAAAGGATAGAGTCGGCAAAGCTGGTATAATTTATAGAACATCAAGAAATGATGTAGAGAAAACCGCAGCTTTCCTTGTTGCTAATGGAATAAAAGCACTTCCATATCATGCCGGTTTAGAAGAGAGAGTAAGAACAGGGAATCAAGAAAAATTTAACTGTGATGAAACCGATGTCATTGTTGCAACAATTGCATTTGGAATGGGCATTGATAAGAGTAATATTAAGTATGTAATCCATGGAGACTTACCAAAAAATATTGAAGGGTATTATCAAGAGACCGGTCGTGCAGGTCGAGATGGATCAGACTCAGAGTGTATACTACTTTTTAGTCGAGGTGATAGTGTTAAAATAAACTACTTTATTAATAAAATTGAGGATATTCATGAACAGGAGAAGTCTAGACATAATCTTAATAAAATACTTAGATATGCTTCAAGGAATGTCTGCAGAAGAAAGCAACTTTTAAGTTATTTTGAAGAGGAACACCCAGGAAACTGTAATAATTGTGATGTTTGTAACAACGAAAATGAGTTAATTGATATAACTGTAGACTCCCAGATGATTTTATCTGCTATTGCTAGAACAGGTCAAAAGTTTGGAATAAATCATACTATTGATGTAGTAAGAGGTTCTAAGAGTAGTAAAATTTTAAAGTTTGAACATGATAAAATTAAGACTTTTGGTATAGGTAAAAGTAAAACAAAAGAGTTTTGGCACTTAGTAATAGATGAGTTATTAGGTCAAGAGTGCCTAATTCAGGATAGTGAAAGGTACAACGCTTTAGTTATATCTGAAAAGGGGACAGATCTTCTATATGGACGAATAAAAACCACTATGTTTAAACCTGTAATTGAGAAGAGTAAAAAAAGTAGGGAAGCTATAACTTTAACTAAGGATGAAGAACTATTTGAAAGATTACGAAGGGTAAGATTAGATATTGCTAAGGAGAAAAACGTTCCACCATATGTTGTTTTCTCAGATAAGACTTTAACAGATATGAGTAATTTAAAACCTAGGAACTCAGAAGAATTTTTATTAGTAAATGGTGTTGGAGAGAAGAAACTGGAGAGTTACGGAGATCAATTCCTAGGAATAATTATAAAATATTTGTAG
- a CDS encoding GNAT family N-acetyltransferase encodes MGIKKLKSNEIPYNLVYLADEDADQIKKYIDSTTFFGSFCNGSIVGIIGLNETIHKSVEIVCVAVEIEYQDRKIGSELLEYAIQYSKENSYKEILIKTGNSSIKQIYLYQSCGFIIDSINKNYFIKNYKTIIYENGLKCRDQIVFKYKIYNQEELSRKIDEYWKRFISINKEYKDREYEVWNFCYGEILPNRLLGLVKTGIKTATSSAYDLYSKDDKVPQVGDLSIITYGNGLPGCIIETKEIKIIKFNEISENEAKLEGEGNKTLKYWREGHKKFFKIDYENDEKEFSEEIPVLFERFHVIYDEERGY; translated from the coding sequence ATGGGAATTAAAAAATTAAAGAGTAATGAAATACCCTATAATTTAGTCTACTTAGCCGATGAAGATGCTGATCAAATAAAAAAATATATAGACTCTACTACGTTTTTTGGTTCATTTTGTAATGGATCAATCGTAGGGATAATAGGTTTAAATGAAACTATACATAAGTCAGTTGAGATTGTCTGTGTTGCAGTTGAAATTGAATATCAAGATCGGAAAATTGGATCAGAATTATTAGAGTATGCTATTCAATACTCTAAAGAGAACTCTTATAAGGAAATTTTAATTAAAACCGGTAATAGTAGCATTAAACAGATATACCTTTATCAGTCCTGTGGTTTTATAATTGACTCTATAAATAAAAACTACTTTATTAAAAATTACAAAACCATAATTTATGAGAATGGTTTAAAATGTAGAGATCAGATTGTTTTTAAATATAAGATATATAATCAAGAAGAGTTGTCTAGAAAAATTGATGAGTACTGGAAGAGATTTATATCTATAAATAAGGAGTATAAAGATAGGGAATATGAAGTTTGGAATTTTTGTTATGGGGAGATACTACCAAATAGACTATTGGGACTAGTTAAAACAGGAATTAAAACTGCAACTAGTTCAGCATATGATCTATATAGTAAGGATGATAAAGTTCCTCAGGTTGGAGATCTCTCAATTATTACATATGGAAATGGTCTACCTGGATGTATTATAGAAACAAAAGAAATAAAAATTATAAAATTTAATGAAATTAGTGAAAATGAAGCAAAACTTGAAGGTGAGGGAAATAAAACACTAAAATATTGGAGAGAGGGACATAAAAAGTTTTTTAAAATTGATTATGAAAACGATGAAAAAGAATTTTCAGAAGAGATCCCTGTCCTTTTTGAACGTTTTCATGTAATTTATGATGAAGAGAGGGGCTATTGA
- the rsgA gene encoding ribosome small subunit-dependent GTPase A, protein MNLEKWGLTSYFKDKTLNLVAQGLNIGRIVKESRHLYEIETEQGRFPGKISGHFQYSAINRADYPTIGDWVAVKIDKNMAVIEKLVDRTTAFSRKRAGNETQEQIIAANLDYIFLVFALDGGRNYSEGAVERFLTRAWDSGATPIIVLNKTDLCESCDEYLYKTELIAAGTAVILTSTIDGSGISELRELLKPGKTVGFTGFSGVGKSALINTLCGQSVMATGAIRESDKKGKHTTTHKELILLDNGSILIDSPGLKELQLWGDERTLDSTFNDIIDLSRECKFSNCTHNGEPGCVIKELLDSGELNLDRYNRYLKMKKELNFLERKTSIKAKLDEKKKWKDISKFAKSLKK, encoded by the coding sequence ATGAATTTAGAAAAATGGGGATTAACATCCTATTTTAAAGATAAAACATTAAATTTAGTAGCACAAGGTTTAAATATAGGGCGAATTGTAAAAGAGTCGAGGCACCTATATGAAATTGAGACAGAACAGGGAAGATTCCCTGGAAAAATCTCTGGACATTTTCAATATAGTGCAATAAATAGGGCAGATTATCCCACAATTGGTGATTGGGTAGCTGTCAAAATAGATAAAAATATGGCTGTAATAGAGAAGTTAGTAGATAGAACTACTGCTTTCTCTAGAAAGAGAGCTGGGAATGAAACCCAAGAGCAAATAATTGCAGCTAATTTAGACTATATCTTTTTGGTTTTTGCACTAGATGGTGGTCGAAACTACTCAGAAGGTGCTGTGGAACGTTTTTTAACTAGAGCATGGGATAGTGGTGCCACACCAATTATAGTATTAAATAAAACTGACCTATGTGAAAGTTGTGATGAATATCTCTATAAGACTGAGTTAATCGCAGCTGGAACAGCAGTTATATTGACAAGCACCATTGATGGAAGTGGTATTAGCGAACTGAGAGAGTTATTGAAACCTGGGAAAACAGTAGGATTCACTGGATTTTCAGGTGTTGGTAAATCAGCCCTAATAAATACTCTCTGCGGTCAGAGTGTTATGGCAACTGGGGCGATTAGAGAGAGTGATAAAAAAGGTAAACATACTACAACCCACAAGGAGTTAATTTTATTGGATAATGGTTCTATTTTAATAGATAGTCCAGGTTTGAAAGAGTTACAGCTTTGGGGTGATGAGAGAACTTTAGATAGTACATTTAATGATATTATTGATTTATCAAGAGAGTGTAAATTTTCAAACTGCACTCATAATGGAGAGCCTGGTTGCGTGATCAAAGAGTTATTAGACAGTGGTGAGTTGAACCTTGATCGGTATAATAGGTATCTCAAAATGAAGAAGGAGCTTAATTTTCTTGAGAGAAAAACATCAATTAAAGCTAAGTTAGATGAGAAAAAAAAGTGGAAAGATATTTCCAAGTTTGCAAAAAGTTTAAAAAAATAG
- a CDS encoding chemotaxis protein CheX, with the protein MNVTIINPFLNSAISMFQEMFNLTPQHGAPYIVTGSGNHRWEISGIIGIVGDTEGVIVIRLPRSLAVRLLIESGMNVQSNDVDDMIHGMVGEFANIISGNALNKISQKKIDITVPITVQGKNHTINWPNKGAIIGLPFTTAFGSFEMQINISTS; encoded by the coding sequence ATGAATGTAACAATTATTAATCCATTTTTAAATTCTGCTATCAGTATGTTTCAAGAGATGTTTAATTTAACTCCTCAACATGGAGCCCCCTATATCGTAACAGGTTCAGGTAACCATAGATGGGAGATCTCCGGAATTATTGGAATAGTAGGTGACACAGAGGGTGTTATTGTTATTCGATTACCTAGATCTTTAGCTGTAAGATTATTAATTGAATCTGGAATGAATGTTCAATCAAATGATGTAGATGATATGATACATGGAATGGTTGGTGAATTTGCAAATATCATATCAGGAAATGCTTTAAATAAGATTTCACAAAAAAAAATTGATATTACAGTTCCTATTACTGTTCAAGGGAAAAATCATACAATAAACTGGCCAAATAAAGGAGCTATTATTGGTCTACCTTTTACTACAGCATTTGGTTCATTTGAAATGCAGATAAATATTTCAACCTCATAA
- a CDS encoding methyl-accepting chemotaxis protein: protein MSFIKNMKIGFKIGLSFTIVVLLFIVVIIQYQSSFIEIQRSYNKLLDEVEVKKSLSTDIEISMLEARRSEKDFFSRLELIYLSNVEQSVKEIITKAELIKNIDKNNGVSYESSADIIKYITTYKDLFIKVVDAYKVKGLSYDQGLQGEFRSASHNIEAELEKYNEEKILIEYLNLRRNEKDYLLRKEESYIKKVDSSILEIKKSIENSNLDSNIKNELKTLIELYRLKFKNLTDKDIEIEGYTAELRSAVHQIEPIIAEIVSKTNIEMSSISKDTEMMAKKSIDIALITGFIAVILSIIFVVLIILSITRPVAKILKFIKSYALGDLTTKISLDSSDELGIISQNLQGAISTIHNTIIQVDSSSKNVSSGSSQLSDTANQMSQGASEQASSIQEISSSMEEMVSNIKRNADNASQTEKIAQKSAENAKVGSEYVSQTVAAMKTIAEKITIIEEIARNTNLLALNASIEAARAGEYGKGFAVVASEVGKLAERSKLASAEINILANDSVDVADKAGKKIIDMIPDIQRTAELIQEISASSHEQNSGAEQINQAIMQLDKVIQQNASVSEESSSMAEELNSQAIILDETISFFKIDNNDLSISNRLELLKAN from the coding sequence ATGTCATTTATAAAAAATATGAAAATAGGTTTTAAGATTGGGTTAAGTTTTACAATTGTTGTTCTACTATTTATAGTTGTAATTATTCAATATCAGAGCTCATTTATAGAAATTCAAAGAAGTTATAATAAGTTATTAGATGAAGTTGAAGTTAAAAAAAGTCTTTCAACGGATATTGAAATATCTATGCTTGAGGCTAGAAGATCGGAGAAAGACTTTTTTTCACGCTTGGAACTTATATATTTATCAAATGTTGAGCAGTCAGTAAAAGAGATAATCACCAAAGCTGAACTTATAAAAAATATTGATAAAAACAATGGGGTATCCTATGAATCCTCAGCTGATATAATCAAATATATTACAACTTACAAGGACCTATTTATAAAAGTTGTTGATGCATATAAAGTTAAAGGGTTAAGTTATGATCAAGGTCTACAGGGAGAGTTTAGGTCCGCTTCCCACAATATAGAAGCTGAGCTTGAGAAATATAATGAAGAGAAAATATTAATAGAGTATCTTAATCTAAGGAGAAACGAGAAAGACTATCTTCTCCGGAAGGAAGAGTCATATATTAAAAAAGTAGATAGTAGTATTTTAGAAATAAAAAAGAGTATAGAAAATTCAAATTTAGATTCCAATATTAAAAATGAGTTAAAGACACTTATAGAACTATATCGTCTGAAATTTAAAAACTTAACAGATAAAGATATAGAGATTGAGGGGTATACAGCTGAACTTAGAAGTGCTGTACATCAGATAGAACCTATTATTGCAGAGATTGTATCTAAAACAAATATTGAAATGAGTTCTATATCAAAAGATACAGAGATGATGGCTAAAAAGAGTATTGATATCGCTTTAATAACCGGATTTATAGCTGTTATTCTTAGTATTATATTTGTTGTGTTAATAATTTTATCAATTACACGTCCAGTTGCAAAAATACTGAAGTTTATTAAGTCATATGCCCTTGGTGATTTAACAACTAAGATATCATTGGATAGTAGTGACGAATTAGGAATTATCTCTCAAAATCTTCAAGGAGCAATCTCAACAATACATAATACTATAATTCAGGTTGATTCAAGTTCAAAAAACGTCTCTTCAGGAAGTAGTCAGTTAAGTGATACAGCCAATCAGATGTCCCAGGGGGCTTCAGAGCAGGCCTCCTCTATCCAGGAGATCTCATCCTCTATGGAGGAGATGGTGTCAAATATTAAAAGAAATGCTGATAATGCATCACAAACTGAAAAAATTGCTCAAAAATCAGCAGAAAATGCTAAAGTTGGGTCAGAATATGTTAGTCAAACAGTTGCAGCAATGAAAACAATTGCAGAAAAAATAACAATTATTGAAGAGATAGCAAGAAATACTAACTTATTAGCACTAAATGCATCTATAGAAGCTGCTAGAGCAGGTGAGTATGGGAAGGGTTTTGCTGTAGTTGCTTCAGAGGTGGGCAAGTTAGCAGAGAGAAGTAAATTAGCATCAGCTGAAATAAATATTCTTGCTAATGATAGTGTTGATGTGGCGGATAAGGCAGGGAAGAAGATTATTGATATGATCCCTGATATTCAGCGAACTGCAGAATTAATCCAAGAAATAAGTGCATCTAGCCATGAACAAAATTCAGGAGCAGAACAGATCAATCAAGCTATAATGCAGCTCGATAAGGTTATTCAGCAAAATGCATCGGTATCAGAGGAGTCATCATCTATGGCCGAAGAGTTAAATAGTCAAGCAATAATATTAGATGAAACCATAAGCTTTTTTAAGATAGATAACAATGATCTTAGTATTTCTAATAGGTTAGAACTGCTTAAAGCTAACTAA